The Acidobacteriota bacterium region CAGGCGCTCCTCGGCCAGCTCGGCAATCTGATGGGAGACGTCGGCCGCGATCCCAACCTCGGGTCTAACAACCCGGCTGACGCTGGCGTGTCTTCAATACCCGCGGGCTTCACGTACTTCGGTCAGTTCGTGGACCACGACGTCACATTCGATGTCTCGTCGTCTCTGGATGTCGCCACCGACGCGAACACGATTAATAACATGCGAAGCCCGGCCCTGGATCTGGATTCTGTATACGGGAGCGGACCCGGCTTAGACCCGTTCCTCTACGTGTTTCCTTCCGTGGGTCCGTCCACTGCGATAAAGTTCCAGACGGGCACGAACACAAATACCGGCCCGGGTGGACCTAGCAGCACCGGCGCACCCGGTGGCATGGTCGCGCAATCGCGCTGGGATGTCCCGCGCATACTGGGTACGAACACCGCCGTCATCGGCGATCCGCGCAACGACGAGAACCTGATTATTGTGCAATTTCAGCACGCGATGCTGCGCTTTCACAACGCCGTCGTCGACCTGCTGCTGGCGGCTGCGTTTGCGGGGGACATCTTCGCCGAGGCCAAACGGATTGTGACGCACCACTACCAATGGGCGGTGGTGAATGACTTCCTGAAGAGAATCTGCGGCGCCGCCGCTGTGACCAGCGCGATGGCGAGCGTAGTCGCTCCCGTTGGCAGCGCATTCCGCATGCCCGTCGAATTCGCCGTGGCTGCCTACCGGTTCGGCCACAGTATGATCCGCGACAGATACTGGGTGAATTTCAACTTCACGAACGCCACACTGGGACAGGTGTTCGAGTTCAATCGCAATCCGCGGCTGCCGGTGTTTTCCAATTGGGTCGTTGACTTCAACGCGTTCTTCGACACGGGCGTGCCGGTGCCGGTTCACAATAAGGCCAGGAGAATCGACAGCTTCCTGGCGAA contains the following coding sequences:
- a CDS encoding heme peroxidase family protein, with amino-acid sequence MATKKKVPAKRAVKRALAAVADIPASTSNIPAQLQEFLNQTSVPKDFVNSKQLVLLDLRTRVNALNLRPTVALEQLLASVNRIKPAPVPEEKLPEDIKASVRALKPEARRFHGVKLELSWFPFPAVTSSCADKFGYMSSAATRTATKLPFNVATQALLGQLGNLMGDVGRDPNLGSNNPADAGVSSIPAGFTYFGQFVDHDVTFDVSSSLDVATDANTINNMRSPALDLDSVYGSGPGLDPFLYVFPSVGPSTAIKFQTGTNTNTGPGGPSSTGAPGGMVAQSRWDVPRILGTNTAVIGDPRNDENLIIVQFQHAMLRFHNAVVDLLLAAAFAGDIFAEAKRIVTHHYQWAVVNDFLKRICGAAAVTSAMASVVAPVGSAFRMPVEFAVAAYRFGHSMIRDRYWVNFNFTNATLGQVFEFNRNPRLPVFSNWVVDFNAFFDTGVPVPVHNKARRIDSFLANGLETLPGFAGLMAILATRNLRRALALGLPSGQGMANSFSIAPMTAAQLTSGLPAAEVTVLNSSGGLLKSKTPLWYYVLREAAVLGGGNQLGPVGGRIVAETFVRMLKRDASSYLNVPGGFTPILPSVTAGDFTVADLVAFAGVTHP